The Astyanax mexicanus isolate ESR-SI-001 chromosome 7, AstMex3_surface, whole genome shotgun sequence genome has a window encoding:
- the LOC103028759 gene encoding interferon-inducible GTPase 5: MDSQLGISEAEMNEMSLVLQSRVATDILTQVEGMLEQRTSVTLNIAVIGESGAGKSAFINAFRGVADDAPEAAETGVTATTQMAKGYPHPNARNVLLWDLPGIGTPSFQPNTYLEDVGLLKYDFFIIVTADRFQQCHYTLAKYITQAQKKFYFVRNKVDRDLEANARRRSQKCLSDDDILMQLRANCEKNLTIGQVETPRVFLLSSFYPQSYDFPALQMTLLEELEGHKQHALLLSLPNLSTSVIQSKRKALAGAVWQTAMATCLSSVGVGSTMHAVVPKLMDTLKSYQQAFCLDDVSLQRLASITGISFEDLQREVTSTFGRQLSAQEVEGCLSQAVSAKQFLVTQLERSVPILGTVVFGGIITFAASYILLTTALKNLSEDGERVMQKVLIVSVCKQNS, from the exons ATGGACTCCCAGTTAGGAATAAGTGAAGCAGAGATGAATGAGATGAGCCTTGTCCTGCAGTCTCGTGTGGCTACAGATATTTTGACTCAAGTGGAAGGCATGCTTGAGCAGAGGACCTCTGTGACACTCAACATTGCTGTTATTGGAGAGTCAGGTGCAGGCAAGTCTGCTTTCATTAATGCCTTCCGTGGGGTTGCTGATGATGCACCTGAAGCAGCAGAGACGGGTGTAACGGCAACCACCCAGATGGCCAAGGGATACCCACATCCAAATGCTCGGAATGTGCTCCTGTGGGACTTGCCGGGGATTGGGACTCCGTCTTTCCAGCCTAACACATACTTGGAGGATGTTGGTCTTCTAAAATATGACTTCTTCATCATTGTTACTGCTGACCGTTTTCAGCAGTGTCATTATACACTGGCCAAATATATAACACAAGCTCAGAAGAAGTTTTATTTTGTAAGGAACAAAGTGGACCGAGATTTGGAGGCGAATGCCAGGCGCAGGAGCCAGAAATGTTTATCGGATGATGATATCTTGATGCAGCTCCGTGCAAACTGCGAGAAGAACTTGACAATTGGTCAAGTGGAAACGCCACGAGTATTCCTACTGTCCTCATTTTATCCGCAGAGCTATGACTTTCCTGCACTCCAGATGACCTTGCTGGAGGAGTTGGAGGGGCACAAGCAGCATGCTCTGCTCTTGTCCCTGCCCAACCTGAGCACATCAGTAATACAAAGCAAGAGGAAAGCATTAGCTGGAGCGGTGTGGCAGACAGCTATGGCAACGTGCTTGAGCAGTGTTGGTGTGGGCAGCACTATGCATGCCGTAGTTCCTAAACTGATGGACACTCTGAAGTCTTATCAGCAAGCTTTTTGTCTGGATGATGTCTCTCTACAGCGATTAGCTAGCATTACAGGCATATCATTTGAG GATCTCCAGAGAGAGGTGACATCCACCTTTGGCAGACAGCTTTCAGCGCAGGAAGTAGAAGGCTGTCTATCACAAGCAGTCTCAGCAAAGCAATTCCTTGTTACTCAGCTAGAAAGAAGTGTCCCTATTCTGGGAACTGTTGTTTTTGGTGGAATTATTACCTTTGCAGCTTCCTACATCCTACTGACCACTGCCTTAAAGAACTTGAGTGAAGATGGAGAAAGAGTTATGCAAAAAGTCCTTATTGTGTCTGTTTGTAAACAAAACAGCTAA
- the tmx1 gene encoding thioredoxin-related transmembrane protein 1, translated as MASSVRRGGRGATAVLGLKSVLELCPLAVALCLMVLPVSAKREHLKVVTDANWEEILAGEWMIEFFAPWCPACQQLQPVWNEFAEWGEDLGVNIAKVDVTEQPGLSGRFIITALPTIYHCKDGVFRRYQGARTKDDFMSFIDEKKWQSIEPISSWFGPSSLLMNMMSALFKLSMFIRQCHNYLTEQVGIPVWGSYVIFALATLFSGLVLGLVLVFIADFVFPSRRFSSSAYYQKKHAVEKARRLQQLEEEQEADGEEEEEDEDEYGGREEEWQRGGAAEDAVRRRVVGGGEEEEDT; from the exons ATGGCGTCCTCGGTGAGGCGCGGAGGGAGAGGAGCGACAGCAGTTCTGGGTTTAAAGTCGGTTTTGGAGCTTTGTCCGCTGGCAGTAGCTTTGTGCTTGATGGTCCTGCCCGTGTCGGCCAAGCGGGAGCACCTGAAAGTGGTCACAGACGCGAACTGGGAGGAGATTTTGGCGGGCGAGTGGATGATCGAGTT TTTTGCTCCGTGGTGTCCAGCCTGTCAGCAGCTTCAACCTGTTTGGAATGAGTTTGCTGAGTGGGGGGAGGATCTGGGGGTCAACATTGCTAAAGTGGACGTGACTGAGCAGCCTG GATTAAGTGGAAGGTTTATCATAACAGCACTGCCAACAATTTACCA cTGTAAAGATGGAGTGTTTCGGCGGTACCAGGGCGCACGTACTAAGGATGATTTCATGAGCTTCATTGATGAGAAAAAATGGCAGAGCATCGAACCAATTTCCTCCTGGTTTGGCCCCTCCTCTTTACT GATGAATATGATGTCAGCTCTCTTTAAGCTGTCCATGTTTATCAGG CAATGCCATAACTACCTGACCGAGCAAGTGGGCATACCTGTCTGGGGCTCATATGTCATTTTTGCACTGGCAACACTCTTCTCTGGTCTTGTCTTAGGACTG gTGCTTGTGTTCATTGCTGATTTTGTTTTTCCTTCACGGCGGTTCTCTTCTTCAGCCTACTATCAGA aaaaACATGCAGTGGAGAAGGCACGTCGTCTGCAGCAGTTGGAGGAAGAGCAGGAGGCTgatggagaggaggaagaggaggatgaagatgagtatggtgggagagaggaggagtggcAGAGGGGAGGTGCAGCAGAGGATGCTGTGAGGAGGAGAGTTGTagggggaggagaggaggaggaggacaccTAG
- the LOC103028228 gene encoding interferon-inducible GTPase 5-like, translated as MDDGFEIIGFDEIKESLAHDDMPSAVGKIKNYFEQQDRVELNIAITGESGSGKSTFINAFRGIGDEDEGSAETGVVETTMEPTAYPYKKYPNVQLWDLPGIGTPNFKADEYLQQVKFQRYDFFIIIASDRFRECHAHLAAEIVKMDKRFYFVRSKIDSNISAEKRKKTFNEQNTLDAIRKDCTEGLKRIGVDSPVVFLISGHFLDLYDFNSLEETIEVELPQHKRHVLMLALPNLTLEINERKKAALQKNIWKLALLSACVAAVPIPLVNAALSIHVDVTILVSELVKYYDTFSLDPASLQRLSDRSGKSVDELKAVMKSPLSKEINKDLVIKLLAGSTLVAVDTVAEYILGFFPGIGSLAAGALSYGTVHVTLKHCLDWLAQDAHNVLIAALQTSV; from the exons aTGGATGACGGCTTTGAAATCATCGGTTTTGATGAAATTAAAGAGTCACTGGCTCATGATGATATGCCATCAGCTGTTGGCAAGATTAAGAATTATTTTGAACAGCAAGATCGCGTTGAACTGAACATCGCCATAACAGGCGAGTCTGGTTCTGGAAAATCCACCTTCATCAATGCCTTTAGAGGAATTGGTGATGAGGATGAAGGCTCTGCAGAAACTGGTGTCGTTGAGACGACTATGGAGCCTACAGCTTACCCATATAAAAAATACCCAAATGTCCAATTGTGGGATCTCCCTGGTATTGGAACACCCAACTTCAAAGCAGATGAGTATCTGCAGCAGGTTAAGTTTCAGCGCTATGATTTTTTCATAATCATCGCATCAGATCGCTTCAGAGAATGCCATGCTCATTTAGCAGCAGAGATCGTCAAAATGGATAAGAGATTCTACTTTGTTCGCTCAAAGATTGACAGCAACATTTctgctgaaaaaagaaagaagacttTCAACGAACAAAACACACTGGATGCTATCCGCAAAGACTGCACAGAAG GTCTGAAAAGGATTGGAGTGGACTCTCCTGTTGTCTTCCTGATCTCAGGCCATTTCCTGGATCTCTATGATTTTAACTCTCTTGAGGAGACCATAGAAGTGGAACTTCCTCAACACAAGAGGCATGTGCTGATGCTGGCCCTCCCAAACCTCACTTTGGAGATTAATGAGAGAAAGAAGGCGGccctacaaaaaaatatatggaagTTGGCTCTGCTCTCTGCTTGTGTTGCTGCAGTGCCTATTCCTCTTGTAAATGCAGCTCTTTCAATTCATGTTGATGTGACAATCTTGGTGTCAGAACTGGTGAAATACTATGATACTTTCAGTCTCGATCCTGCCTCCTTGCAAAGGCTCTCTGACAGATCAGGGAAGTCAGTAGATGAGCTGAAAGCTGTAATGAAGTCCCCTCTAAGTAAAGAAATCAATAAAGATCTGGTCATTAAGTTGCTGGCTGGGAGCACCCTTGTTGCTGTAGACACAGTAGCAGAATATATTCTAGGTTTCTTTCCTGGCATAGGATCTCTGGCAGCTGGTGCGCTGTCCTATGGCACAGTGCATGTCACACTGAAGCACTGTCTTGATTGGCTAGCTCAAGATGCTCACAATGTGCTCATAGCAGCTCTGCAAACCTCTGTGTAA